The Gemmatimonadota bacterium genome contains the following window.
CGCTGCCAGGCCTGCCAGACGGTCGCGGAAAATGACCAGGCCGTGCCACTCGCCGAAGAATGTGGACCACCAACGAAAGCCCGCGTAACCCGCGTCGTAGAGCCGTCGAGATATCGCCTGGGTCGTCTCGCGGCTAAGCGCCGCGACCTGGTCCGGCGGCGTGTCCAGCTCCGCCACGGTCGGCGGGTCGCAGAGATCGACGATCTCCGCGAATACGCTCTCCGGGAGCTGCACCGAGCTGAGCGCGTAACGGTGGCCTAGCTCGAACAGGTCCTCATCCGCGAGCGGCTGATTGCGCAGATCCTGCAGCTTCTCCCCGATGGCGTGCTCCGGGGTCTCGGCCAGATACAGGATCCCCTGCGGCGAGTCGCGCAGGTCGAAGCGCCCGTGACCCTGAAACGGCGGGAGGTGGGAGGGCGAGAAGGGCTCGCCCTCAGGCGCGTCGGGATCCCAGGGAAAAACCCGCCACGCGGGGCGCGGTACGATGCTCAACCGTGCGCGCCGCTCTTGAGCACTCGCACCGCCGCGATAACGGCCGGCAGGTCGCCGGCGCGCAGCGCGACCAGTGGGGTGCGGCCCCCGAGGTTGACATTCGGGCCCGAGAGCCACTTGGGAATCCGGCCAGGGTTCAGGTAGCCATCGAGCATCTCGATAACCGCATCCAGGCCGGCCAGCCGATCGCTGTTCTCCTCGTCCGGCACCTGCC
Protein-coding sequences here:
- a CDS encoding RES family NAD+ phosphorylase, which produces MSIVPRPAWRVFPWDPDAPEGEPFSPSHLPPFQGHGRFDLRDSPQGILYLAETPEHAIGEKLQDLRNQPLADEDLFELGHRYALSSVQLPESVFAEIVDLCDPPTVAELDTPPDQVAALSRETTQAISRRLYDAGYAGFRWWSTFFGEWHGLVIFRDRLAGLAA